The genomic DNA AATTCGCGTTTGGCGCCAGCCCGTATGCCACCGGTGACGCCCTCAGCGGCGGCTGGGGCAGGACGAATTTGGCACTGTATGGATCATCACACGTGGGCATCCTCGGCGGCATCATCGCCCCCACCAATGTCGAAATGATTCTGCAGTTGGATGTTTTGAAAACCGACTACTTTCATGACCGGGCCTATCCGACATTTCTTTACTTCAACCCCCATGATGTCGGGAAGACGGTTGCGCTCGATGTGGGCAGCGGCCGGCATGATCTGTACGATGCGGTCGGCAATAATTTCCTGCAGACCAATGTGAGTGGCAAGACCGCCTTTGCGATTCCCGCAAATACCGCGGTCTTGCTGGTGATCGTTCCCGCCGGCGGCACCGTCACCTATGAGCTCGACAAAATGTTGATCGACGGCGTCGTGGTCGACTACCGTGCCGGTCAAACGGTGTCGAACTATCCTCCCCGCATCAAAAGCCTGGCAGCCCAAAAAACGACGCTGCTCATCGGTGAAAGCACGGCGATTTATTGCACGGGGACAGATCGCGACGGCGGGGAATTATCTCACCTCTGGAAAATGACGGGCGGGACGATCTCCGGCAGCGGCGCACAGATCACCTGGACGGCGCCCGACTCGGCGCGGAATTATATCATTCGATGCCTGGTGGACGATGGCCGCGGCGGCCGGGATTCGGCAAGCGTATCGCTCGAAGTTGTTGCCTCGATCAATCACGCGCCGGAAATTTCCGCGCTTGCCGCGCGTCCCGGGAAAATCGACCTGGGAGCCGCCGCCGAAGTGACCTGCATTGCGCAGGACCCCGATGGCGATACCTTGTCCTTTTTCTGGCGCGCGATAGACGGCACATTGACCGGCAGCGGCCCGGCCGTCACATGGACCGCGCCGATGCGCGAAGGCGATTATTTCATCGTATGCAGGATCAACGACGGCCGCGGCGGGGAGGCCGCGGACAGCATCGCTGTGCGCGTTCGCGACTTCTCACAAGCGCAGACCGGCAGGCTGGTGGCCTATTACCCGTTCAACGGCAATGCCAATGACGAAAGCGGAAACGGGCATCACGGCACGGTGTTTGACGCAAGATTGGTCGCCGATCGCCTCGGTCAGCCTGATCGCGCCTACGCCTTCGACGGTGTCGATGACAATATTCGAATTCCCAACCACCCCGGCCTCAATTTCCAACAGGCGATCACCGTCAGTTTCTGGATGAAGATCGGGCAATTCTATGCGCGCGAAGCTTACCCCCTCTCGCATGGCAATTGGGAAAACCGCTGGAAAATTTCGCTCACGAATGGCGGCGTCCGATGGACCGTCAAAACCGATCATCCCGTCAATGCCGGCATCAAAGACCTGGATTCGAAAACCAAATTCGTCGTGGATAAATGGTATCATCTCACCGCACTTTTCAGCGGCAGGGATTTTGAAATTTATGTGAATGGCGAGCTCGATGCCCTCACCTCCTGGGCTGGCGCCATTTTGCCGACCACAATTGACTTGATGGTCGGGCAGGTTCTCCCCGGCAACCGGAGTTATAATTTCAACGGCGTGATCGATGACATTCGCATCTATAATTACGCGCTCTCCGTGGCGCAGATCCAGGCATTGCATGACGCCGGCACCGCCGTGGGCAGCCGCTCGCAGGATGGTGGGCGCGGGGAAAATGCCCTGCTGCAAAACTACCCCAACCCATTCAATGCGCAAACCATTCTGCGCTATCGACTGCGTGACGCCGGGCAGGTGATCATCAAAATCTATGACCTGCTCGGACAGCAAGTGCGCGTGCTCGAAGAGCGGCAAAAAGCGGCGGGTGGGCACGAGATTGCGTGGGACGGGAAAAATGACCGGGGCTGCCCCCTCCCCGCCGGCGTCTACGTGTCCGAGATGACGGCGGGGAAGTTTGTGGAGAGACGCAAACTGTTGCTGTTGAAATGATCTTCGCTGCGCTTTTGGATGAATGTCGCGGCCCACGGGTGCGCTGCCTCATCGCAACGGGATTCCGTGGGCCGCAGTCCGCTTTGCGCGCGGCATTCCCTGCCGGGGCAGCGGCCGATACAACGAAAAAGCAACCGCATCACATTTAGCCGGCGCCCTTCGTTCATGATCGTTCTCGGATTGCTCGCCCTGCTGTTTGCAGGCGGCTGCCGCAATGAGCCAGCCTCCAACCGTCCGGAGCTGCTCTATTGGTCCGCCAACAATCCCTACGAGCAGGAGGTGGCGCGCGTGGTGGTGCAGGAATGGAACGCATTGCATCCCGCGCTGCGCGTGCATCATCAACCGATTCCGGAGGGCCAGTCCAGTGAGGAGGTGATTCTCGCCGCCATCGCCGGCCGCACCACGCCGGATATCTACTCCAATGCCTGGCCGGGTGACGTCGAGTTTTATGTCCGTGCCAAAGCACTCGTTGCACTCGATCAATTTCCGGATTGTGACAGTGTGCTCAATTCGCGTTGCACACCCGAGGTGGTGGCACAATCGCGCGCGCGTGACGGCAGACTCTACCAGATGCCGTGGAAAACCAATCCCATCATGATGATGTACAACCCCGGGTTGTTTCGGCAAATCGGCTTTGACCGGCCGCCCGCCACCTATTCCGGGTATCTTGCCGCCGCCGCGAAGCTGCACGACAGTCTCTCATGCTGGATCGGCATGAGTGACATCCGGGTCCTGTGGTGGCAGCGCTTTTTTGATTTTTATCCCTTGTATCTTGCCGCCAGTGGTGGCAGGACTCTGGTCTCCGGTGACAGCGTGCTGTTTGAAAATGCCGGCGCCATTGCCGCGATGAGTTTTTTGCAAACCCTGTTTCGCCGGGGCTATTTTCCCCGGCAAAAGATGTCCGCCACTGGTGATTTCTTTCTTCGGGGAAGGGTGGCGACGCGCTTCACCGGACCGTGGGAAATCAGCCATGCGGAAAAATACAAACCGGCGGGTTTCGAGTATGATTTCGCGCCCATACCGGTGCCGGACGGTCACCGCGGGCCGGTTTATACCTTCGGCGATTTGAAGAACATCGTCATCTTCTCCACCTGCCGGCGGCCGCGCGCGGCATGGGAATTTGTCAAGTTCATGGTGTCGCGCCGCAATGATTTGCGCCTGCTGGAAACCGCCAGCCAGTTGCCCCTGCGCAAAAACATGCTCAACGATGCGCTGTTTGCCGGTTATTTCGCCGCTAACCCGCGCATGATTGCCTTTGCGCAACAGGCCGAATACGTGCGCGGTGTCGACCAATCGCCGGGGATGAAGGAAGTCTTCGATGCGATATCGCAGGAATACGAGGCGGCTGTCGTGTACGCCGCCAAATCGCCGGCAGCGGCGGTGCGCGATGCCGCAAAACGGGTGCGGTTGATTTTGGAATGAGGTTCGCAAATGCCCTGGCGGGGCCACATGCTTTGTCGGCTGCGCCATCCCCCAATTTCTCAGGAGCAGCGGCGCCTGCAGACGCGTCTGCAAACAGCAACCATGCACTCTCGCAATTACATCGGTTATTTGTTTGTCACCCCCTACGCCCTGCATTTCGCCATTTTCATCGGCTTCCCCCTGGTGTTCTCGCTGGTGCTGCTCTTTCACCGTTGGGACATCATCGCACCGATGGTGTGGGTGGGAGGGGACAATTTTGCCAGACTCGTGCACGACCATCTGTTCTGGCAGGCAATGTTGAACACCGCCAGTTTTCTGCTGCTGCACATTCCGCTGCAAATCGTCGTGGCACTGTTTCTCGCCCTGCAATTGAATCAGCGTTTCAAGCTCAGGGGATTCTTCCGTGCCGCTTTTTTTCTGCCGGTGGTGGTGAGCGGCGTGGTTGTCGCAATTCTGTGGGATCAGCTTTACGCGCAGGACTCCGGTGTCCTCAACGCCCTGCTCGCACAAATCGGGCTGCCCAAAGTCGGCTGGCTGACCGACCCGAACCTGGCCATGCCCGCGATTGCCCTCATGGCCACGTGGAAGAACGTCGGTCTTTACATCGTGCTTTTTCTGGTTGGCCTGCAAAGCGTGCCGCCGCAACTGTACGAAGCCGCCGAACTTGACGGCGCCGGCGCCTGGCAGAAATTCCGGCGTGTCACCCTGCCTCTGCTGAATCCCACGATCTTCATGATCGTCATTCTCTCCACCATTGGCGGCTTTTCCCTCTTCATCGAGCCCTACGTCATGACCGGCGGCGGACCGATGAACCGCACGCTGTCGGCGATGCTTTACATCTACAAACAAGGCTTCTTTTTTTATCACATGGGCTATGCCGCCACGCTGGGGTTCGCGTTTGCGATGATTGTGCTGATGGTGGTGCTGCTGCAGCAACGGCTGGTTGAGCGGGAATGAAACCCACAACGCATGGAGCAAAACAACGGTCAAAGGCGGCCGGCGGTTTTTCCATCCGTGACCGCTTTGATCCGCTGGAATCATTTACCGGAAAGACAGCGCGATGCACAAAATCCTGCGGTACTTTGTCCTGAGTCTCGCCGCCCTGGTTTTCATCTATCCCTTTTTGTGGATGCTCTCCGCCACGCTGCGGCCGGAAAACGAGATCGGCGGGCTCACGCTGTTGCCGTCACAATGGACACTGGCGAACTACGCTGCAGTTTTCCAGAAAATCCCCCTGCTGCGCGCCCTTGCCAACAGCCTGTTGGTGTCGCTTGCGGTGGTGGCGAGCGTGCTGGTGTTCGGATCGATGACCGGCTTCGCACTTGCCCGCTTGCATTTTCGCGGCCGGAGCCTGATCTTTCTGCTGGTGTTGCTCACCATGATTTTGCCCGTGCAGTTGACCCTCATTCCGTTGTACATTCTCATGGTGAAGTTTGGCTGGCTGGATACTTACCTTGCACTCATCGTGCCGCATGGCATCAATGCCCTGGGCGTGTTGATGTTTCGCCAGGCCTTCAAAGCCATTCCCCAGGATGTGATCGATGCGGCCCGCCTCGATGGTGCCGGCGAGTTCGGTATTCTCTTTCGCATCTTCTGGCCGCTCTCGCTGCCGACCCTGATCACGGTTGCCATCTTGACGTTCATGGGAATCTGGAACGAAGTGTTGTGGCCGATGTTGACGATTCGCAAGAGCGAGCTGATGGTCATGCCGCAGCTTGTGGCGTTGTTCGTTACGGGCGGCGCCGCCGAGAGCCAGCTCGGTGTGCAGTTGGCCGCGGCGACTCTGCTGGCTTTGCCGATCGTGATTGCATATGCGTTTTTTCAAAAGTATTTCATTGCAAGCCTGGCGGCCACGGGATTGAAGGAATAACCCAATATGTCCGTGGGAAATTTTTCAACGCAAAAATGCCGCCCGCATGGGTGCCAGGGCGCACAGCCTCCCCAAAGGCCATGCCCGCGGGGTTTTTCTTGGCGGGATCTCCGCGACTTTGCCTTTGTGGCTGCAACCGTTTTCCCGGTGCTGGCCGCTGCGCTGGGCGCGTGCACACCACAGCAAACCCCGCAGCCGCGGCTCGCCAACCTGTCACATTTGAATTCGCTTTATGAAGACATCAAAATTGACGGCCGGCCGATGGCGATCATCCACATCTATTCGGAATATCCCGACTATCAATGGGTCGATGACAGCGACGAGGGCATCGCCTGTGTCGATGACGCCGCACGCGCGGCTGTGGTCTACCTGCGGCATTTCGAATTGACCGGTGACAGCGCGAACCTGCGCCGCTGCCGCAGCCTGATCGAGTTTTGTCGCTACATGCAGGCCGACGACGGCCTGTTTTACAATTTCATTTTTCCCGATCATGCCATCAATCGCGACGGTCCGACGAGCCGCAAGAGCCTGGGCTGGTGGACGGCCCGCGGGGTGTGGGCACTGGCAGAAGGCTATCGCATTTTTCGCGACCGCGATCCGGCCTACGCCGGGTTGCTGCAGCAGCACCTGCACAAAACGTTCGGGCATCTCGACACGCTGCTGCAACGCCATCCCACCATCGACACCATCAAGGGCTTCCCTGCGCCGCGCTGGTTGCTGCACAACGCCGCGGGCGACGCCACCTCCGAGCTGGTTCTCGGTTTGGCCGCCTATTATCGCGCCACGGCCGAGCCGCGGGTCAAAGCTTATCTGGAGAAATTCGGGGAAGCCTTTGTGGCCATGCAGGCTGGCGACCGGAACCATTTCCCCTTCGGTGCGATCCTTTCGTGGCAGAATGTCTGGCACGGCTGGGCCAATGGCCAGACGCAGGCCCTGGCAACGATCGCCGCGCTGCTGCAGCGGGAGGATTTCCTCGCTGCGGCAAGACGGGAAGCCGAGTTCTTCTACCCGTATTTGCAGCAGCAAGGTTTTCCGCGGGAAATGGAATTCCGCCGTGACGGCAACCGGGTGCACGCCGTGAAAATCGACCGCTTTCCACAAATCGCCTACGCTCTGCGCCCGATGATCGTGGGCGCGCTGCGTGTCGCGGAAAGCACGGGTGATCCGCGTTTCGCGGTGCGCGCGGCAGAGCTGGCGCAATGGTTTTTTGGGGAGAACGCCGCCGGGGCACACATGTATGATCCGCCAACCGGACGCGGTTTCGACGGCATTCTCTCGGAAAAAGACATCAACCGCAACGCCGGCGCCGAATCAACCATCGAAGCATTGTACACCATGCTCGAACTCGAAGCCAATCCGGTGGCACGTCGAAAACTGTGGGAAAGAAGCGCAGCGCGCCAGCCGCCCGCCGCTGCGCAGAAGCACACCGGCAGGGCAGCACCAGGGAAGATGCTCTGAACGAGTGCCCTCCCGGCCAAGTGTTTTGAAGGCACCATTCATTTTGGAGGAGCGAAGGAAGATGTTCAAACTGCAGCGTGTTGGCAACGCCGTTCTCGAACCGATCCCGGAAAACGCCTGGGAATCACAGGCCGTATTCAATCCCGCGGCCATTCGGGAAGGCGAGCATGTGATCCTGATCTATCGCGCGGTCGAGGGTGACAACTATTCGACGCTGGGCTACGCCAAACTCGAGCGCAACGGCAGGGTGGTGGAACGCTGGCCGCAACCGGTTCTGCGCCGCGAGGCGGCGTACGAGCAACGCGGTGTCGAAGATCCCCGTCTGGCCAGGTTTGACGGGCGCTATTATCTGGTCTATGTCGCCTACGACAGCGTCAACGTGCGTGTCTGCCTGGCGTCCACCACCGATTTCAAGAACATTCAGAAACACGGCATCATCATTCCCGATCTGTGGGACAAGGATGCCATGCTCTTTCCGGAACTGGTGGCAGGCAAATTGATTCTGATGCACCGCCTGGAACCGAATATTCAACTCGCTTTTTTCAGCGACCTGGAGCATCTGCTACGGCCGGAAAAGGATTACTGGCAGAAGCATGTGGCGGCACTGGACCACTACACCGTCATGCGGCCAGCGTTTTGGTGGGAGGCCAAAAAGATCGGCGGCGGTGCCCCGCCCATTGCGACACCGGAGGGATGGCTGGTGATTTATCATGGCGTGGATGACAAACTGGTGTATCGCGCCGGTGCCGCCTTGCTGGATTATGAAAATCCCCTGCGCGTCATCGCGCGCTTCCCCGATCCCATCCTTGAACCGGAACGCCCGTTCGAAAAGATCGGGGACGTCCCCAATGTGGTTTTTCCAACCGGTACCGCACTCTTCGGCGAGGAATTACTGGTCTATTACGGCGGCGCGGACAAGGCCATTGGC from candidate division KSB1 bacterium includes the following:
- a CDS encoding T9SS type A sorting domain-containing protein produces the protein MNGTKKHRPVAAGSLTSLVFKATVISPSAFGAMAVVLLAATLSAQQITVNRIEMMPNLPAPYEMRDWKQVALGYDSLVFNFDLSGQFLPLIWWQHNTVNYPNHASFGLHTVVGTTAPRSAEAINVLPAVISASLVGVDKSRQNGQNWVLMCEEFFNRRPEENVYLNHPVAQSGDDWWYATMPNVFFYQLYDLYPNTGDFAFQFISVATQWLTAVEKMGGSATPWRVPYMNYRGWSLATMTPHTAGVAQPEAAGAIAWLLYNAYVETKNERYRLGAEWAMEFLNNWQTNPSYELQLPYGSYTAARMNAELGTTYDVVKMFNWCFDVGPLRQWGAIVENWGGYDCHGLIGEAGSNGYAFVMNTFEHIGALVPLVRYDDRFARALGKWVLNAAHAARLFYPKYLPNQNQDSEEWSQQYDPRSLVAHEALREFAFGASPYATGDALSGGWGRTNLALYGSSHVGILGGIIAPTNVEMILQLDVLKTDYFHDRAYPTFLYFNPHDVGKTVALDVGSGRHDLYDAVGNNFLQTNVSGKTAFAIPANTAVLLVIVPAGGTVTYELDKMLIDGVVVDYRAGQTVSNYPPRIKSLAAQKTTLLIGESTAIYCTGTDRDGGELSHLWKMTGGTISGSGAQITWTAPDSARNYIIRCLVDDGRGGRDSASVSLEVVASINHAPEISALAARPGKIDLGAAAEVTCIAQDPDGDTLSFFWRAIDGTLTGSGPAVTWTAPMREGDYFIVCRINDGRGGEAADSIAVRVRDFSQAQTGRLVAYYPFNGNANDESGNGHHGTVFDARLVADRLGQPDRAYAFDGVDDNIRIPNHPGLNFQQAITVSFWMKIGQFYAREAYPLSHGNWENRWKISLTNGGVRWTVKTDHPVNAGIKDLDSKTKFVVDKWYHLTALFSGRDFEIYVNGELDALTSWAGAILPTTIDLMVGQVLPGNRSYNFNGVIDDIRIYNYALSVAQIQALHDAGTAVGSRSQDGGRGENALLQNYPNPFNAQTILRYRLRDAGQVIIKIYDLLGQQVRVLEERQKAAGGHEIAWDGKNDRGCPLPAGVYVSEMTAGKFVERRKLLLLK
- a CDS encoding extracellular solute-binding protein, with product MIVLGLLALLFAGGCRNEPASNRPELLYWSANNPYEQEVARVVVQEWNALHPALRVHHQPIPEGQSSEEVILAAIAGRTTPDIYSNAWPGDVEFYVRAKALVALDQFPDCDSVLNSRCTPEVVAQSRARDGRLYQMPWKTNPIMMMYNPGLFRQIGFDRPPATYSGYLAAAAKLHDSLSCWIGMSDIRVLWWQRFFDFYPLYLAASGGRTLVSGDSVLFENAGAIAAMSFLQTLFRRGYFPRQKMSATGDFFLRGRVATRFTGPWEISHAEKYKPAGFEYDFAPIPVPDGHRGPVYTFGDLKNIVIFSTCRRPRAAWEFVKFMVSRRNDLRLLETASQLPLRKNMLNDALFAGYFAANPRMIAFAQQAEYVRGVDQSPGMKEVFDAISQEYEAAVVYAAKSPAAAVRDAAKRVRLILE
- a CDS encoding sugar ABC transporter permease; translation: MHSRNYIGYLFVTPYALHFAIFIGFPLVFSLVLLFHRWDIIAPMVWVGGDNFARLVHDHLFWQAMLNTASFLLLHIPLQIVVALFLALQLNQRFKLRGFFRAAFFLPVVVSGVVVAILWDQLYAQDSGVLNALLAQIGLPKVGWLTDPNLAMPAIALMATWKNVGLYIVLFLVGLQSVPPQLYEAAELDGAGAWQKFRRVTLPLLNPTIFMIVILSTIGGFSLFIEPYVMTGGGPMNRTLSAMLYIYKQGFFFYHMGYAATLGFAFAMIVLMVVLLQQRLVERE
- a CDS encoding carbohydrate ABC transporter permease, with amino-acid sequence MHKILRYFVLSLAALVFIYPFLWMLSATLRPENEIGGLTLLPSQWTLANYAAVFQKIPLLRALANSLLVSLAVVASVLVFGSMTGFALARLHFRGRSLIFLLVLLTMILPVQLTLIPLYILMVKFGWLDTYLALIVPHGINALGVLMFRQAFKAIPQDVIDAARLDGAGEFGILFRIFWPLSLPTLITVAILTFMGIWNEVLWPMLTIRKSELMVMPQLVALFVTGGAAESQLGVQLAAATLLALPIVIAYAFFQKYFIASLAATGLKE
- a CDS encoding glycoside hydrolase family 9 protein; protein product: MAATVFPVLAAALGACTPQQTPQPRLANLSHLNSLYEDIKIDGRPMAIIHIYSEYPDYQWVDDSDEGIACVDDAARAAVVYLRHFELTGDSANLRRCRSLIEFCRYMQADDGLFYNFIFPDHAINRDGPTSRKSLGWWTARGVWALAEGYRIFRDRDPAYAGLLQQHLHKTFGHLDTLLQRHPTIDTIKGFPAPRWLLHNAAGDATSELVLGLAAYYRATAEPRVKAYLEKFGEAFVAMQAGDRNHFPFGAILSWQNVWHGWANGQTQALATIAALLQREDFLAAARREAEFFYPYLQQQGFPREMEFRRDGNRVHAVKIDRFPQIAYALRPMIVGALRVAESTGDPRFAVRAAELAQWFFGENAAGAHMYDPPTGRGFDGILSEKDINRNAGAESTIEALYTMLELEANPVARRKLWERSAARQPPAAAQKHTGRAAPGKML
- a CDS encoding glycosidase — translated: MFKLQRVGNAVLEPIPENAWESQAVFNPAAIREGEHVILIYRAVEGDNYSTLGYAKLERNGRVVERWPQPVLRREAAYEQRGVEDPRLARFDGRYYLVYVAYDSVNVRVCLASTTDFKNIQKHGIIIPDLWDKDAMLFPELVAGKLILMHRLEPNIQLAFFSDLEHLLRPEKDYWQKHVAALDHYTVMRPAFWWEAKKIGGGAPPIATPEGWLVIYHGVDDKLVYRAGAALLDYENPLRVIARFPDPILEPERPFEKIGDVPNVVFPTGTALFGEELLVYYGGADKAIGMARASLEELLHELRRFRL